The proteins below are encoded in one region of Canis lupus familiaris isolate Mischka breed German Shepherd chromosome 21, alternate assembly UU_Cfam_GSD_1.0, whole genome shotgun sequence:
- the LOC485220 gene encoding RNA polymerase II subunit A C-terminal domain phosphatase SSU72-like isoform X1: MLPVSLADPLTVSLSPHHRKPAARPPPLCWSGERDQVASVLATASPQALQPPAAATVPPSPLRVAVVCSSNMNRSMEAHDILQKRGFCVRSFGVARQVKLPGLIRNCPVLYDFSTTYKQMYKDLWRKNRECYSSNGILQLLGRNQRIKPHPERFQECSDPFDVIFTCEERVYDRVVQDLCAREQATFQPLHVVNVDIVDTLEEATLGAFLIYRLCQSLQQAGDMEDSLGQLLLAAEEKTGKSFLLLKDF, from the exons ATGCTTCCAGTCAGCCTGGCTGACCCGCTCACTGTCAGCCTCAGCCCTCATCACCGT AAGCCTGCTGCCCGTCCTCCACCACTGTGCTGGTCTGGAGAGCGGGACCAAGTAGCCAGCGTCCTGGCCACAGCATCCCCGCaggccctgcagcccccagcaGCCGCCACCGTGCCCCCGTCCCCGCTCAGGGTGGCTGTGGTGTGCAGCAGCAACATGAACAGGAGCATGGAAGCCCATGATATCCTCCAGAAAAGGGGGTTCTGCGTCCGGTCTTTTGGAGTCGCGCGTCAGGTGAAGCTCCCGGGTCTCATACGCAATTGCCCCGTGCTCTATGACTTCTCCACGACCTACAAGCAGATGTATAAGGACCTCTGGAGGAAAAACCGGGAATGCTACAGCAGCAACGGAATCCTTCAACTCTTGGGGAGAAACCAGAGGATCAAGCCGCACCCAGAAAGGTTCCAGGAGTGCAGCGACCCCTTTGATGTCATCTTCACCTGCGAGGAGAGGGTCTATGACCGAGTGGTGCAAGACCTATGCGCCAGGGAACAGGCGACCTTCCAGCCTCTGCATGTGGTCAACGTGGACATTGTGGACACCTTGGAGGAGGCCACCCTTGGGGCTTTCCTCATCTACAGGCTGTGCCAGAGCCTCCAGCAGGCAGGCGACATGGAAGACAGTCTTGGTCAGCTGCTGCTGGCTGCGGAGGAGAAAACTGGAAAGAGCTTTCTTCTACTGAAG GATTTTTAG